In Syntrophomonas wolfei subsp. wolfei str. Goettingen G311, a single window of DNA contains:
- a CDS encoding ABC transporter ATP-binding protein translates to MIHCNQLTKSFGPIPAVKGVNLQVKKNSITGLLGPDGAGKTTLLRMICGLITPDSGAVQLMGLPPEKIERQDLGYMPQRFSLYGDLSVMENIDFFASLYGLHKSLIRERAEEILERTGLAGFEQRLGEQLSGGMKQKLALSCALITRPQILVLDEPTYGVDPQSRQEFWQILYDLNRGGMTILLSTPYMDEAELCHQVAFINEGRLEVVAPPAEIKLSFPFRILELRAPLRDPHFFDSLPGILDASFYGYKYRLVVKEVENSRHRLEELLLSQGLEPESIVEAAPSMEELFVFLAEAKGFAGGEV, encoded by the coding sequence ATGATTCACTGCAACCAACTAACTAAAAGCTTTGGCCCTATCCCGGCGGTCAAGGGGGTAAACCTGCAGGTTAAGAAAAATTCTATAACCGGATTGCTGGGACCGGATGGGGCCGGCAAGACCACTCTATTGCGTATGATCTGCGGCCTGATCACTCCTGATTCGGGCGCAGTGCAGCTTATGGGTCTTCCCCCGGAGAAAATTGAACGCCAAGACCTGGGCTACATGCCGCAGAGATTCAGCCTTTACGGGGACTTGAGCGTAATGGAGAACATAGATTTTTTCGCTTCTCTCTATGGGCTGCATAAGAGCTTGATCAGAGAACGGGCAGAAGAGATTTTGGAACGCACTGGCCTGGCTGGTTTTGAACAGCGTCTGGGAGAACAGCTTTCCGGGGGCATGAAACAAAAACTGGCCTTGAGCTGTGCCTTGATTACCCGGCCACAAATCCTGGTTCTGGATGAACCAACTTACGGGGTAGATCCCCAATCCCGGCAGGAATTCTGGCAGATACTCTATGATCTGAATCGTGGGGGGATGACGATACTGCTCTCAACTCCTTATATGGATGAAGCTGAACTCTGCCATCAAGTAGCTTTTATCAATGAAGGCCGCCTGGAGGTAGTAGCTCCACCGGCAGAAATTAAGCTGAGTTTCCCTTTTCGCATTTTGGAACTAAGAGCCCCCCTTAGAGATCCTCATTTTTTTGATTCTCTTCCCGGAATATTGGATGCCTCCTTCTATGGTTATAAGTACCGCCTGGTAGTTAAAGAAGTGGAGAATTCCCGCCACCGGCTGGAAGAATTGTTGCTTTCCCAGGGTCTGGAGCCGGAGTCCATTGTGGAGGCAGCCCCTTCCATGGAAGAGCTGTTTGTTTTCCTGGCTGAAGCAAAAGGCTTTGCGGGAGGTGAAGTCTGA
- a CDS encoding ABC transporter ATP-binding protein, with protein sequence MPDLPVETWDLSRKFGEFTAVDRVNLQIRSGEVCGFLGPNGAGKSTSIRLLCGILEPSSGSGRVLGYDLKTESEKIKTRIGYMSQKFSLYDDLTVRENLDFFAGLYRIPYRERRQKVDEMIALAGLQEREKQLVATLSPGFRQRLALGSAIISEPDLLFLDEPTSGVSPSSRRAFFNLIQELAAGGTTVIVSTHFMDEAERCDRIAFFNQGRLLALDSPDRLKNSVIEGVLLEIELPDPLQQSAFIQSLPYVKECSVYGLRLHVLVESYEAAALLEEATGIQPLPITPSLDDVFVALARKKEREENDEPDFCRN encoded by the coding sequence ATGCCGGATCTGCCGGTTGAAACCTGGGATTTGAGCCGGAAATTCGGAGAGTTTACCGCAGTTGATCGGGTAAACCTGCAAATCCGCAGTGGTGAAGTTTGCGGCTTTCTGGGGCCCAACGGCGCCGGGAAATCCACCAGCATACGCTTGCTCTGCGGAATCCTGGAACCCAGTTCCGGTAGTGGCCGGGTTTTAGGTTATGATTTGAAAACTGAAAGTGAAAAAATAAAAACCCGTATTGGTTATATGTCCCAAAAGTTTAGCCTCTATGATGATTTGACCGTACGGGAGAATCTCGACTTTTTCGCCGGGCTTTACCGCATTCCCTACCGGGAGCGGCGCCAAAAAGTGGACGAGATGATAGCTCTGGCCGGTTTGCAAGAGCGGGAAAAACAGCTGGTGGCCACCTTGAGCCCCGGATTTCGACAGCGCCTGGCCCTGGGTTCCGCTATCATATCGGAACCCGACCTGCTCTTTCTGGATGAGCCTACCAGCGGGGTCAGTCCCTCTAGCCGCCGGGCCTTTTTTAACCTTATCCAGGAACTGGCCGCCGGCGGAACTACGGTAATCGTCAGCACCCATTTTATGGACGAGGCTGAGCGTTGTGACCGGATAGCCTTTTTCAACCAGGGCCGCTTGCTGGCTTTGGATAGCCCTGATCGATTAAAGAACAGTGTTATAGAGGGAGTATTGCTGGAAATTGAGCTTCCCGACCCTCTGCAGCAAAGCGCCTTTATCCAGAGTCTTCCTTATGTGAAGGAATGCTCGGTTTACGGCTTGCGCTTGCATGTGCTGGTAGAGAGCTACGAGGCAGCAGCTCTCCTGGAGGAAGCCACCGGCATCCAGCCCCTACCTATAACCCCTTCTTTGGATGATGTTTTTGTTGCCCTAGCCCGAAAAAAAGAGCGGGAGGAAAATGATGAGCCGGATTTTTGCCGTAATTAA
- a CDS encoding ABC transporter permease translates to MSRIFAVIKKEFIQMKRDRMTLALIFMIPLIQLLLFGYAIQTDVKHISTVVFDQSLSPESRELLNAFSASGYFDLNEVALSYDAVTQSIDSGQARVGIIFPPDFARQLQRGESAPVQVIVDASDNMVANQAIAIANSIGLIKSQQLLFQKMNLDAPPYDIRVRPWYNPDGVTAYYMVPAILGIIVTMTMVIITAVAIVRERERGTLEQLIVTPLRPYELMLGKIIPYIALGYIQITVALLVGALFFQVPIRGSLLELYLLTLFFITASLGLGLMISNIAKNQMQAFQMSFFVMLPSILLSGFMFPREAMPRISYYISDIIPLTYYLDIIRGIVLKGIGFQYLLGQVAALLVFSLLFLGISTLKFKKKIA, encoded by the coding sequence ATGAGCCGGATTTTTGCCGTAATTAAAAAAGAATTTATCCAGATGAAAAGAGACCGGATGACCCTGGCCCTGATATTCATGATTCCTTTGATCCAGTTGCTCCTTTTTGGCTATGCTATCCAAACCGATGTCAAGCACATATCGACGGTGGTCTTCGACCAGTCTCTTTCCCCGGAAAGCCGGGAGCTTTTAAACGCTTTTTCCGCCTCCGGCTACTTTGACCTCAACGAAGTCGCCCTGAGCTATGACGCGGTAACTCAAAGCATCGACAGCGGCCAGGCCCGAGTCGGAATAATTTTCCCTCCCGACTTTGCCCGGCAGCTCCAGCGTGGAGAAAGTGCCCCGGTACAGGTGATAGTGGATGCCAGCGATAATATGGTGGCCAATCAGGCTATAGCCATAGCCAATTCCATCGGCTTAATCAAGTCACAGCAACTACTGTTCCAGAAAATGAATCTGGATGCCCCCCCTTATGATATACGCGTACGCCCCTGGTACAACCCGGACGGGGTTACCGCTTATTATATGGTACCGGCCATACTGGGTATAATCGTAACCATGACCATGGTTATTATCACAGCTGTAGCCATTGTCCGCGAGCGGGAAAGGGGTACTCTGGAGCAACTGATAGTAACTCCCCTGCGCCCTTATGAGTTAATGCTGGGCAAGATAATTCCCTATATTGCCCTGGGTTACATTCAGATTACGGTGGCTTTGCTGGTAGGGGCGCTCTTCTTCCAGGTTCCTATCCGCGGCAGCCTTTTAGAGCTTTATCTTCTTACCCTGTTTTTTATCACTGCTTCCCTGGGCCTGGGCCTCATGATTTCCAATATAGCCAAAAACCAGATGCAGGCGTTCCAGATGTCTTTCTTTGTCATGCTGCCCAGCATACTCTTGTCCGGCTTTATGTTCCCCCGTGAGGCCATGCCCCGGATAAGCTACTATATCAGCGACATAATCCCTTTGACCTATTACCTGGACATAATCAGAGGGATAGTCCTCAAAGGTATAGGTTTTCAATACCTCTTGGGTCAAGTTGCCGCATTGCTGGTCTTCAGCCTGCTGTTTCTGGGGATAAGCACCCTGAAGTTTAAGAAAAAAATAGCTTGA
- a CDS encoding TetR/AcrR family transcriptional regulator: protein MDMEERICNACLELARLRGLHGFTVDELANQAGISKRTIYRYFRSKDEIIEAAVNRFLVEVAAAADHILAVESDPINISNYILNYLFKHGHFIISTSGLNDLRQYYPHLWQKIDRFRLERVQAVISAISQKEGTEFLLDCDPLILVTVISTSIQAVLNPDFLLENGLSFEKAAKDLSQLFLSSISQGRSETTEKVSFLSRLGGYPVTIWSVNH, encoded by the coding sequence ATGGATATGGAGGAACGGATTTGTAATGCCTGTCTTGAGCTGGCCCGGCTGCGGGGCCTGCATGGATTCACCGTAGATGAACTGGCGAACCAAGCGGGAATAAGCAAAAGAACTATCTACCGTTACTTTCGCAGTAAGGATGAAATAATTGAGGCCGCTGTAAACCGCTTCCTGGTTGAAGTGGCGGCTGCAGCCGACCATATCCTGGCGGTGGAAAGCGACCCCATAAATATTTCTAATTACATTCTAAATTATCTCTTTAAGCACGGCCATTTTATCATCAGTACCAGCGGGCTAAATGACCTGCGGCAATATTACCCCCATCTCTGGCAAAAAATCGACCGCTTCCGCCTGGAACGAGTGCAGGCGGTTATTAGTGCCATAAGTCAAAAGGAGGGTACCGAGTTCCTGCTGGATTGCGATCCGCTCATACTGGTTACCGTAATAAGCACATCCATTCAAGCGGTTTTAAACCCGGACTTTCTGCTGGAAAACGGGCTAAGCTTCGAAAAAGCTGCTAAAGATTTAAGCCAGCTCTTTTTGTCAAGCATATCACAGGGACGGTCCGAAACCACTGAAAAAGTATCCTTTTTAAGCCGCCTGGGCGGCTACCCAGTCACAATCTGGTCGGTTAACCACTAA
- a CDS encoding IS1182-like element ISSwo3 family transposase, with translation MLVETTVKQGSFYNVLYQMIPDNHILKRIDSAIDLSFVNELLADRYCKNFGRPAKEPEMMLRIQILKYLYNLSDEQLIQDLSVNLAYKWFVGLNPEDPLPETSLLTKFRTQRLKDISMDAIITEIVRQCIERGIIKGSNGIVIDTTHIEANTIKKVPERIMKQLARNIFKAMGQEEYEIPDYTQIEDHVAAKQIMKDYLEDLIEQVSKESSEEVIQAVQEAQEILESDLFIEQKGIRSLVDKDARVGHKTKTQNFYGYKAEICQTTNGSLITSITIEPGSYVDGSNFKEHLEETQKSGLTVTGVYGDKAYFRPDILNLIKENQATSYIPVSASAYKIDEKLFSYNKDSDQWFCVMGNETVKIKSKTRERNGKKQKYLDYTFEREFCRNCPRRSECIGKSKRIAKLMTISINTPELYEYSQRAKTSDFVEEYRKRAKIEPKNAELKRFHGLDRAKGYGLRSIRIQAKLTALSVNLKRIAKLVSALKGLHVLILKLLSPLVVNRPDCDWVAAQAA, from the coding sequence ATGTTAGTTGAAACCACCGTTAAACAAGGCAGCTTCTACAACGTATTATACCAAATGATTCCGGATAATCACATACTCAAACGGATAGATTCCGCCATAGATCTCAGCTTTGTCAATGAACTATTGGCAGATAGATATTGCAAAAACTTTGGCAGACCAGCTAAAGAACCAGAGATGATGCTAAGAATACAAATCTTAAAATATCTATACAACCTGTCTGATGAACAATTGATACAGGATTTGAGCGTAAACCTGGCTTACAAATGGTTTGTAGGACTTAACCCCGAAGACCCATTGCCTGAAACCAGCCTACTGACCAAATTCCGTACCCAACGCTTAAAGGATATCAGCATGGATGCCATTATTACCGAAATAGTAAGGCAATGCATTGAAAGGGGCATAATCAAAGGTAGTAACGGCATCGTTATTGATACCACCCATATTGAAGCCAATACTATTAAAAAAGTACCCGAACGCATCATGAAGCAGTTGGCCAGAAACATTTTCAAGGCCATGGGGCAGGAAGAATACGAAATACCGGATTATACCCAAATAGAAGATCATGTTGCAGCCAAACAAATTATGAAAGATTATCTGGAAGACCTGATAGAACAAGTAAGCAAAGAAAGCTCCGAGGAAGTCATCCAGGCAGTCCAGGAAGCCCAGGAAATCTTAGAAAGCGATCTGTTCATAGAACAAAAAGGCATCCGTTCCCTGGTAGACAAAGATGCCCGAGTAGGCCACAAAACCAAGACCCAAAACTTCTATGGTTACAAGGCAGAAATATGCCAAACTACCAATGGCAGTTTAATAACTAGCATTACCATAGAACCCGGTTCCTATGTTGATGGCAGCAATTTCAAAGAGCATCTTGAAGAAACCCAAAAATCCGGATTGACCGTAACCGGAGTATATGGCGACAAAGCTTATTTCCGTCCCGACATCCTTAACCTGATCAAGGAAAATCAAGCAACATCATATATACCGGTAAGCGCTAGTGCTTACAAAATTGATGAAAAGCTATTTAGTTATAACAAGGACAGTGACCAATGGTTTTGTGTAATGGGAAATGAAACGGTGAAAATAAAATCCAAGACCCGTGAACGGAACGGCAAAAAACAAAAGTACCTGGATTACACTTTTGAACGTGAGTTCTGTCGCAATTGTCCTCGACGAAGTGAATGCATAGGTAAAAGTAAGCGTATAGCCAAGTTAATGACCATCAGCATAAATACCCCTGAGTTGTATGAATACAGCCAAAGAGCTAAAACCTCGGATTTCGTTGAGGAATACCGAAAGCGAGCGAAGATCGAACCCAAGAATGCAGAACTAAAAAGATTCCACGGATTGGACCGGGCCAAAGGCTACGGTCTACGAAGTATCCGCATTCAGGCCAAACTAACAGCCCTATCGGTAAATTTAAAGCGGATAGCCAAGCTGGTATCCGCCTTAAAGGGTTTACATGTTCTCATTTTGAAGTTATTATCTCCGTTAGTGGTTAACCGACCAGATTGTGACTGGGTAGCCGCCCAGGCGGCTTAA
- a CDS encoding carbonic anhydrase has translation MSHHATIEVDKAALFKSLEQGILAFEKGFPLEDFKKGNYGQHPLITLLTCADSRMPVNIFGDIFNRIFSVENIGNQVKTNEGSVLYGLLHLHTPLMIVAGHSDCGAIKAAESNFVDEPMGIRNELSIVKNSLEEARRKSGLSFDDEPGLKFSKLAEVNVDRQIDYLLANYAVADLVEKNELLLLGVMMDLHNIYGNGYGMLYTSNINGERNSSILKSYSHLGLLADRARRLTSY, from the coding sequence TTGAGTCATCATGCAACAATTGAAGTGGACAAGGCAGCTTTGTTTAAGAGCCTGGAGCAAGGTATCCTGGCTTTTGAAAAGGGTTTTCCCCTGGAGGATTTTAAAAAGGGTAACTATGGGCAGCATCCGCTGATAACCCTTTTAACCTGTGCGGATTCCCGTATGCCGGTTAATATTTTCGGTGATATTTTTAATCGCATTTTTTCCGTGGAAAACATCGGCAACCAGGTTAAAACCAATGAAGGTTCCGTTCTTTATGGTCTTCTGCACCTGCATACCCCGTTGATGATTGTGGCCGGGCATAGCGATTGTGGAGCTATAAAGGCGGCGGAATCCAATTTCGTTGATGAGCCTATGGGTATTCGGAATGAATTATCCATAGTCAAGAATTCACTGGAAGAGGCCCGGCGTAAAAGCGGACTCAGTTTTGACGATGAGCCGGGGCTGAAGTTCAGCAAGCTGGCCGAAGTTAATGTGGATAGGCAGATAGATTATCTTTTAGCTAATTATGCCGTGGCCGATCTGGTGGAAAAAAATGAACTTTTGCTGCTGGGAGTAATGATGGATCTGCATAATATCTATGGCAATGGTTATGGAATGCTTTATACCAGCAATATCAACGGTGAGCGCAATAGCAGCATATTAAAGAGCTATTCCCATTTGGGTTTGCTGGCTGACCGCGCCCGGCGTCTGACTTCGTATTAA
- the cls gene encoding cardiolipin synthase, translating to MLNADLLWQLLDYLYILNILFAIGIIFYERRNPTVTLTWLLVLFLMPVLGLILYLFLGQDLRKKKMFYLKKEEEESFLPKLEQQDQYLHNNQMLFLNPRSSEYRDIIHLHLNSSQSLFSQNNKVDIFNDGQELFQAMAASIQRAEKYIHLEYYIIQNDATGRSLRDILSRKAAEGVEVRLLYDGMGCIHLPRRFFQPLLQAGGEVASFLPPFFPFVNLRMNYRNHRKICIIDGEEGYIGGFNIGDEYLGLSKKYGYWRDTHLRIRGTALDGLHLRFLLDWRYACDHDFQLREDFFPQRAPQGNTGVQIVSSGPDAKWSSIKDGFLKMIGSARQNIYIQTPYFIPDESILAALKIAALSGLDVRLMIPGKADHLIVHWANLSYVGEMLEAGVRCYAYSEQRFLHSKVMMVDGFVSTVGSANMDIRSFHLNFEVNAFIYDESVCRNLQAAFFRDIKNSQEITMEIYRARPVYARMKEAVSRLLSPLL from the coding sequence ATGCTTAACGCTGATTTGCTCTGGCAATTGTTGGATTATCTATATATCTTAAATATATTATTTGCTATAGGGATAATTTTTTATGAACGACGTAATCCTACTGTTACCCTGACCTGGCTGTTGGTTTTGTTTTTAATGCCGGTTCTGGGACTAATACTCTATCTCTTCCTGGGCCAGGATTTGCGTAAAAAGAAGATGTTCTATCTCAAAAAAGAAGAAGAAGAGAGCTTTTTACCTAAATTAGAGCAACAAGATCAATATTTGCATAACAATCAGATGCTTTTCTTAAACCCTCGCAGCAGTGAATACCGGGACATTATTCACCTGCACCTGAATAGCAGCCAATCCCTCTTCAGCCAGAATAATAAGGTGGATATATTCAACGATGGGCAGGAACTTTTTCAGGCTATGGCCGCAAGCATTCAACGGGCGGAAAAATATATTCACCTGGAATACTATATTATTCAGAATGATGCTACCGGCCGGAGTCTTCGGGATATTCTCAGCCGCAAAGCTGCGGAAGGAGTAGAAGTGAGGTTGCTGTATGATGGAATGGGCTGTATTCACCTGCCCCGCCGCTTTTTTCAGCCGCTTCTACAAGCAGGGGGAGAAGTTGCCAGCTTTTTACCACCATTCTTTCCTTTTGTAAATCTGCGGATGAATTATCGCAACCATAGAAAAATATGCATTATTGATGGTGAAGAAGGTTATATCGGCGGCTTTAATATCGGTGATGAATACCTGGGTCTGTCTAAAAAATATGGCTACTGGCGGGATACCCACCTGCGTATTCGCGGGACGGCCTTGGATGGCCTGCATTTACGCTTCCTCCTGGATTGGCGCTATGCTTGTGACCATGATTTTCAGTTGCGGGAAGATTTTTTCCCCCAGCGCGCCCCCCAGGGCAATACCGGGGTGCAAATCGTATCCAGCGGGCCGGATGCCAAATGGAGTTCTATAAAAGACGGCTTCCTGAAAATGATTGGCAGCGCCCGGCAAAATATCTATATACAGACTCCCTATTTTATTCCCGATGAAAGTATTCTCGCTGCCTTGAAAATTGCTGCTTTATCTGGATTGGATGTGCGTTTGATGATACCGGGCAAGGCGGATCACCTAATTGTGCATTGGGCCAACCTTTCTTATGTTGGGGAAATGCTGGAAGCAGGGGTCAGGTGTTATGCTTACTCTGAGCAAAGATTCCTGCACAGCAAGGTCATGATGGTCGATGGCTTTGTTAGCACGGTGGGGTCAGCGAACATGGATATACGCAGCTTCCATCTTAATTTTGAGGTTAATGCCTTTATTTATGACGAAAGTGTATGCCGCAACCTGCAAGCGGCTTTCTTCCGCGATATTAAGAATTCTCAGGAGATTACTATGGAAATATACCGGGCCCGGCCAGTGTACGCGCGGATGAAGGAGGCTGTTTCCCGCCTGCTCTCCCCGCTACTTTAA
- a CDS encoding uridine monophosphate kinase, whose product MPLIRERDSKRLHVKSKLMGESLVGKGFLKSLEYGEQFRALPNVNVVKMGGQSITDRGARAVLPLIKEIVENARKHKMIISTGGGTRSRHVYAIAMELGMPTGIISKLGQSVSEQNSLMISTLLSPYGGIKVGHDDIPKLAAFFMQGCIPVIHGMPPYGYWEHLPREGRIPPNRTDVGAYLLAEVIGARQCIFIKDEEGLFSDNPKVNKQAEFIPRIGAQELLNKDLEDLVVERAVLEMLVRSQSVKEIQIINGLKEGNLSRALNGEHIGTIIYKDI is encoded by the coding sequence ATGCCTCTAATTAGAGAAAGAGACAGTAAAAGGCTGCATGTTAAAAGCAAGCTAATGGGAGAATCCCTGGTAGGCAAGGGCTTTTTGAAGAGCCTGGAGTACGGGGAACAATTTCGGGCTTTGCCCAATGTCAATGTGGTAAAAATGGGAGGACAGAGCATAACTGACCGGGGAGCCCGGGCGGTTTTGCCGCTTATCAAGGAAATAGTTGAAAATGCCCGTAAGCACAAGATGATTATTTCTACCGGTGGAGGTACCCGCTCGCGACATGTTTATGCCATTGCTATGGAACTGGGTATGCCTACGGGGATAATCTCCAAGCTGGGACAGAGCGTATCCGAGCAAAACTCCTTGATGATTTCCACCCTCTTAAGCCCCTATGGGGGGATTAAAGTAGGTCATGACGACATCCCCAAGCTGGCCGCTTTTTTCATGCAAGGCTGCATTCCGGTTATTCACGGGATGCCCCCCTATGGCTACTGGGAGCATCTGCCCCGGGAAGGGCGTATTCCCCCCAACCGTACCGATGTGGGGGCCTATCTTTTGGCTGAGGTCATTGGGGCCAGACAGTGCATTTTTATTAAGGATGAAGAGGGACTGTTTAGCGACAACCCCAAGGTGAACAAGCAGGCCGAATTTATCCCGCGTATAGGAGCCCAGGAATTACTGAATAAAGATCTGGAGGATTTGGTTGTAGAAAGAGCAGTACTGGAGATGCTCGTTCGCTCCCAAAGCGTTAAAGAGATTCAGATAATCAATGGTTTAAAAGAGGGCAATCTTAGTCGGGCCTTAAACGGTGAACATATCGGTACAATTATTTATAAAGACATCTAA
- a CDS encoding efflux RND transporter periplasmic adaptor subunit: MKLLSEGVGGKWKTKIKNISTRKKWITVIILLLLIALGTFMASRGEQPLPVEMATVELEDIERTVVSNGHLEAVARQDFFTPVDSTLMELKVKAGDRVKKGEVLGRLDSLELARKYKNSLALLAAREAELAKAEAVNDELKLKEAEVQYQKANNHLERVEHLYDAGAVNIEEREAAQVEEAKAQALYNEAKIKLEQKAASREKASLKAQVELAQQEVEQAKERLDLATFVAAFDGVVIAVNAKEGNRVLEGSSVMELGSEDMLEVTATVNEIDAGNLEAGQEVRISCLALPGREFHGKVSRVGAAAIIQKNNSGEAVNVPVTIQLHGKTEGLKIGYTVDLTISLRQEKQVMSIPVEAIMERDGKKSVYLVENEVARERKIKSKMGNELKDIVISGLKAGDKVIINPPSSIKAGQKVTAKPAGAIND, from the coding sequence GTGAAATTACTATCGGAGGGGGTGGGTGGGAAATGGAAAACAAAAATCAAGAACATCTCCACCCGGAAAAAATGGATTACAGTTATAATTCTGCTATTATTGATTGCCCTGGGGACATTCATGGCCAGCAGGGGAGAACAGCCCTTGCCGGTAGAGATGGCCACCGTAGAATTGGAGGATATCGAAAGGACCGTAGTTAGTAACGGCCATTTGGAGGCGGTTGCCCGGCAGGACTTCTTTACCCCGGTCGACAGCACCTTGATGGAGCTCAAGGTCAAAGCCGGAGACCGGGTTAAAAAGGGCGAGGTTCTAGGGCGTTTGGACAGCCTGGAACTGGCCCGCAAATATAAGAATTCGCTGGCTCTCCTGGCGGCCAGAGAAGCCGAACTGGCCAAAGCGGAGGCGGTAAACGATGAGCTAAAGCTGAAAGAGGCGGAGGTTCAATATCAGAAAGCTAACAATCATCTGGAGCGCGTAGAACACTTGTATGACGCCGGCGCTGTAAACATCGAGGAACGGGAAGCGGCGCAGGTGGAAGAAGCTAAAGCGCAGGCCCTGTATAATGAAGCCAAAATCAAACTGGAACAGAAGGCTGCCAGCCGCGAGAAGGCTTCTTTAAAGGCGCAGGTGGAGTTGGCCCAGCAGGAAGTGGAACAAGCTAAAGAGCGGCTGGATCTGGCCACTTTCGTGGCTGCTTTTGATGGAGTGGTTATCGCCGTTAATGCCAAAGAGGGCAACCGGGTACTGGAAGGCAGCTCGGTAATGGAACTGGGCAGCGAAGATATGCTCGAAGTTACGGCGACGGTAAATGAAATCGATGCCGGCAATCTGGAAGCCGGGCAGGAGGTCAGGATTAGTTGCCTGGCTTTGCCGGGGCGGGAATTTCACGGCAAGGTATCCCGGGTGGGAGCAGCGGCCATTATCCAGAAAAACAACAGCGGTGAAGCGGTTAATGTACCTGTTACCATCCAGTTGCATGGTAAAACTGAGGGACTCAAGATCGGCTATACTGTTGACCTTACCATTAGCTTGCGCCAAGAAAAACAGGTTATGTCTATACCGGTCGAAGCCATTATGGAGCGTGATGGCAAGAAAAGCGTTTATCTGGTGGAAAATGAAGTGGCCCGGGAGCGCAAGATTAAAAGCAAAATGGGTAATGAGCTGAAAGATATTGTAATATCCGGGCTCAAGGCGGGAGATAAGGTAATAATTAATCCCCCTTCCAGTATAAAAGCGGGGCAGAAGGTTACGGCCAAACCGGCAGGAGCAATAAATGATTAA
- a CDS encoding ABC transporter ATP-binding protein, translated as MIKINNLSKTYSTGAFTVPALKGITLDIAPGEFVAITGASGSGKSTMMNLLGLLDRPSEGSYLLDGMDVSNLNDDDYARLRNRKIGFVFQAFNLLPRLTALKNVELSMLYAGTKHEERRKRALEVLTLLGLEDRLHHFPNELSGGQNQRVAIARALINNPAIILADEPTGALDSQTGLEIMSIFQELNRQGTTIVLVTHELNIARHSRRILRMADGLIINDEEIARPLDAHNEIQALREKGGRA; from the coding sequence ATGATTAAGATAAATAATCTCAGCAAAACCTATTCCACCGGCGCCTTTACCGTACCGGCATTAAAGGGAATCACCCTGGATATTGCCCCCGGCGAATTCGTGGCCATCACCGGAGCTTCGGGTTCGGGTAAATCCACCATGATGAATCTCCTGGGCTTGCTGGACCGTCCCAGCGAGGGGAGTTACCTGCTGGACGGCATGGATGTATCCAACCTGAATGATGATGACTATGCCCGCTTAAGAAATCGCAAAATCGGTTTTGTTTTTCAAGCTTTTAATCTCCTGCCGCGTTTGACTGCCTTGAAAAATGTAGAGTTATCCATGCTTTATGCAGGCACAAAGCACGAAGAGCGCCGGAAGAGAGCGCTGGAAGTCTTGACCCTACTGGGCCTGGAAGACCGGCTGCATCATTTTCCCAATGAATTGTCCGGGGGGCAGAACCAGCGGGTGGCCATCGCCCGGGCTCTGATCAACAACCCGGCCATAATCCTGGCTGACGAGCCTACCGGAGCCCTGGATAGCCAGACCGGCCTGGAGATAATGAGCATATTTCAAGAATTAAACCGCCAGGGAACCACCATAGTTCTGGTTACTCACGAATTAAACATTGCCCGGCACTCCCGGCGCATACTTCGTATGGCTGACGGCTTGATAATAAACGATGAGGAAATAGCCCGGCCCCTTGATGCCCATAACGAAATCCAGGCACTCCGGGAAAAGGGGGGCAGGGCATGA